In Dehalococcoidia bacterium, the genomic stretch CGTAGAGCACGGGCGGGATGTCATCGACGGCGTTCTTGTCCCAGAGCGAGTACATGGCGATGCAGAGTCCCGTCCCGAGCGCGAAGGCGATCGAGGGCGCCGCGTGCTTCAGCTCGACCTCGCGCGGGAGCGAAATGATGATGACGCCGGCGACGATCAGGCAGATCCCGACGACGGCGATCGGGGCGGGGCGCTCCTCGAGCAGGATGACGGCGCCGATGACGGTGAAGATCGGGCCGGTGCCGCGCGACAGCGGATAGACGACGGAAAGATCGCCGCGACGATAGCCCTCGGTAAGCACGTGAAAGTAGAGCGTGTGCAGGCAGCCGCTGACAAGCATGAACGCGAGCGCCTCCGGGCCGAATTCGCCGCGGAGCACGACGGCCAGGACGATGGTCAGCGGCAGGAAGAACAGCACGGAGCAAGCGACGGTCGCGGCGGCGAAGCCGAGTCCGCCGCGCGCGCCCTTCGCGGCGTAGTTCCACGAGGCGTGAAAGACGGCAGCGCCGAGGACGAGGAGGAGTGCACCGATGGGCATGGCGGGGGTAGTAAACAGCAAACGAACGACAGCAAACAGCAAAGGGCAAACAGCAAACGGCAAGCAGCAAAGGGCGACGACAACAGACGACAAACAGCAGACAACAGAGGGGGTTGGCCGAGGGCGAGGGGCTTCTCTCGATCGTGGGGGCCGGGTTGCCTACAATTCGAGCCTCAATGATCGAAGGGAGGCGGCGGCATGGTGCTGGAACGTTTGCGGCTCGATGGGAGGGTGGCGATCGTCACCGGGGCGGGGCGCGGACTCGGGCGGCAGATGGCGCTCGCGCTCGCGGAAGCCGGCGCCGACGTCGTGTGCGCGGCGCGGACGGCGGAGCAGATCGACCGGACGAAGGCGGACATCGAAGCGCGCGGGCGGCGGGCCATCGCGCAGCCGACCGACGTGCAGGACTCGGCGCAGTGCGACGCGCTGATCAAGCGGGCGGCCGGCGAATTCGGACGGCTCGACATCATGCTTTCGAACGCGGGCATCGGCGACATGCGGGGCGCGAACGCGGAGCTGTGGGACGTCGACGACGGTGACTGGCGGGACACGCTCGACGTCAACCTTTCGAGTGCGTTCTACTGCGCGCGCGCCGCGTCGAAGCAGATGGTGTCGGAAGGGCACGGCGGCGTGATCATCAACCTGGCGTCGGGGACGGCGATGCGCGCGTATCCGATGAGCTTCGGCTACGGCGCGGCGAAGGCGGGCGTGATCGCGCTCACCAAGTCGCTGTCGGCGATGCTGTGGAAGCACGCGATCCGCGTCAACTGCATCATCCCGGGCTTCGTGCAGCAGGCGCCGGCGCGCAGCGAGGAGGCGCAGATCTTCGCGCAGACGCGTGGTCGCTACCTGCCTGCGCAACGTCTCGGCGAGGCGTGGGAGTTGGGGCCGCTCGCCGTGTACCTGGCTTCCGACGCGTCGAGCTATGTGACGGGCCAAGGGTTCGTGATCGACGGCGGCGGCCTGGCCGGCGGGCTGGCGCCGATCGGTTTCGCGCCAGACGTCGCGCTGGGTTAGGAGCGAGAGATGCAAAACGAGTGGGGCGACGTCGCGATCTCGGTCGATGCCTACAACCTGGCAGGCAAGCGCGCGCTCGTCATCGGTGCGGGCGGCGCGGCGGGGCGGGCGATCGCGCTGGCGCTCGGGGAAGCGGGCGCGGACGTCACCGTGTCTTCGGCGAGCGAGCGCGGCGACGACGTGATGGCCGCGAAGGGCGTGCAGCGCGAACTGACGAAGATGGGCCGCAAGTCATCGACCGTCGCGACGGACGTGACGCTGGGCACGGGCGTGCAGGTCATGGTGCGGCAGGTCGCGAAGGAGATGGATGGCATCGACATCCTGGTCAACGCGCCGGACCTCTTCCTCGGCAAGGCGGCGGAAGCGACGACGGACGTCGAGTTCAACCGCGTCATGCAAGTGAACCTGGCCGGGACGTTTCACGGGTGCCGCGCCGCCGGCAAGGAGATGCTGAAGCAGGGGCGCGGCGGCCGCATCATCAACGTGACGTCGGCGCTGGGTGAGCGCGCAATAGCGAACGCGGCGGCATACTGCGCGGCGCACGCAGGCGTTCACAACCTGACGCGAGCGCTGGCGCAGGAGTGGGGCCCGCAGGGCATCACGGTGAACGCGATCGCGCAGGGGTGGATGGAGTACACGCCGGCGATCGGCAACCCGGACCCGGCGGCGAACCAGACGGTGCGCTTCGTGCCGATGAAGCGGGCGGGGACGGCGGAGGAACTGGCGCCGCTGGCGGTGTATCTCGCGTCGGACGCGTGCGGGTATATCAGCGGGCAGGTGATGTACGTGGATGGCGGGTTGACGACGCATTTGTAGTGGTCGTCGGTCGTCGGGTCTCGGTCGTCGCGGACGGAACCGCAGAGCCGCAGAGGCGCAGAGGGGTTTTCTTTTGTGAGCGCGGGCTTTCAGCCCGCGCGTTGTTGTGCGTGCGCGAAGGACCTCACCCCCGGCCCCTCTCCGTCAGGCGGAGAGGAGGGACGTTCGTCCGGCACGTTCCTGCGCGTGCAGCGTCGATCTCGGCGTGGGAGGTATCGCCGTGAGGAGATCCTTCGCCGCGCGTCGCTTGCTCAGGATGACGTTATACGCCGCGCTTGCTCAGGATGACGTGTACACGCCGCGCTTGTTCAGGATGACGTGGAACCTGTCGTCGGTCGTCAGGGGCGGAACCGCGGAGGCTCACAGGCGCGGAGGGGTTTTCTTTTGTGAGCGCGGGCGTTCAGCCCGCGCTTTTGGTGGCGTGCAACGTTGATCTCGGAGTGGGAATGGTCGCCGTGAGGAGATCCTTCGCCGCGCTTCGCTTGCTCAGGATGACGTTATACGCCGCGCTTGCACAGGATGACGCGTATACGCCGGGCTTGCTCAGGATGACGTGTACACGCCGCGCTGGCTCAGGATGGCGTCGCGTTGCGCTTCGCTGGCTCAGGATGAGGTGGGTGGTGGGCGCCTTGCTCTGGATGACGGCGAACGCCACTACAATGGCGCGATGGGCAAGCTGACGCGCGCGCAGGTCGATGCGTTCCTCGAGGAGCGGCATACGGTCGTTGTGGGGACGACCTACCCGGACGGGCGGCCGCACCTGACGACAGTGTGGTATCGATGGGACAGCGAGGCATTCTGGCTCGCGACAAACCGGACGACGGTGAAGTATCGCAACCTGCGGCGGGACCCGCGGATCACGCTGCTGATCGATGCGCCGCCGCGCGAGACGTCGGTCGCGGCGTACGGGAGGGTGGAGGAGATCGCGCGGGATGAAGGGGCGTGGGACGGGGCGCTGGCGATCGTCGCACGTTACGTCGAGGACGCGCGGGCCTATTTGGAAGAGCGTCGAGACGAGCCGCGTGTGCTTCTACGCGTCAAACCCGACACAATGGTGACGTGGACACCGGAATGATCTTGGGACGAGCCGTCGACGAGCGCACATCACTTGAGCGTGCCGCCGCTCGTCGCGCACGCGGACCATGGCGTCCACGTCGCCGGATCGATCTCACGAAGCGCGTTCCGAAGAGCCTGCGATGACAGAGTCCGAAGAACTGCTGCGCGCCGCATTGCCCAAGCTTCCGTCGGGGCTGGCGGAGCACGTGCTGCGCGTGACCGACGAGGCGGCGCGGCTGGCGAGTGTCCACGGCGTCGACCGCGAAGCGGCGAAGATCGCCGCGCTCGGGCACGACATCCTGCGGGCGCACAGCGGCGACCGGCTGCTGCAGATCGCGGCGGAGCAGGGGTACGCGATCGATGCGGCGGACGCGATCGCGCCGATCCTCCTGCACGGGCCGCTTTCGGTCGAGATCCTGCGCGAGCAGTACCACGTGCGCGACGCCGACGTGTTGGCGGCGGTGGCGCGCCACACGACCGCGCACGCCGGGATGTCGCCGCTACAGAAGCTGCTGTTCGTGGCGGACAAGATCGAACCGCACAAGATGGGCGGCCGTCCCGACGTCATTCGCGTCGGCGACCTGGCGGAGAGCGACCTCGACGCGGCGCTGCTGGCGTATCTCGACTACCAGGTGCAGAACGCGGTCGAGCAGCGTTGGCCGCTGCACCCGAATACGATCGCGGCGCGGAACGAGCTGATCGCGGCGAAGGTGGGCGGCGCCAGCAAGTAGCGGGTTGGCATCGGTGCGCGTCTACTCGCGCCGGCGCGCGATGCCGCGCGGGCTGAAAGCCCGCGCTCGGTTAGTTCTCGCGGCGCGGNNNNNNNNNNNNNNNNNNNNNNNNNNNNNNNNNNNNNNNNNNNNNNNNNNNNNNNNNNNNNNNNNNNNNNNNNNNNNNNNNNNNNNNNNNNNNNNNNNNNCGCGGTAAACGTGGGCGGCGCCAGCAAGTAGCGGGTTGGCATCGGTTCGCGTCTATTCGCGCCGGCGCGCGATGCCGCGCGGGCTTTCAGCCCGCGCTCGGTTGTCGGGCAGCTCTCGGGTCTGCGCCTCGGCGCTGCAATTCGTTACCCTCGCACTCATGATCACCGTGCGGGGCAAACAGCTCGCAGACATCACCGCAGATGAGCTGCGCTCGCTGATCGACGCGTATGACGGCGTGACGCTTGACGTCGGTGCGGGCGATGGGCGATTTGTGTACCACTACGCGCAGCAGCACCCGGAGCGGTTCGTGATCGGCATCGACCCGGTGCGGGAGAACATGCGCGAGATCTCGGCGAAGGCGGCGAAGAAGCGAGAGCGCGGCGGCGCTGCGAATGTGCTGTTCGTCGTCGGGAGCATTGAGCAGCCGCCGGAGGAGTTGCGCGGCGTCGCCGACGAGATCTTCGTGACGCTGCCGTGGGGGAGCCTGATGCGCGGGATCATTCTCGGCGAGGCTCAGGTGCTCGACGCGCTGGCGTCGTTCGGGACGCCCGGCGCGCGGATGCGGATCGTGCTGAACACACGCATCTTCGACGATCCGGTGCCGCTCGAAGCGCGCGACCTGCCGGAGGTGACGCCCGACTACGCGCGCGAGACCCTGGCACCGGCGTTCGAGCGCGCGGGCATGCGCATCGGCCGGGCTGAGTGGATGGACGCGGACGAAGTCGCTACGCTCGGCACGACGTGGGCCAAGCGGCTGTCGCATCGGCGGCCGCCGCGGTCGGTGGCGGTGTACGCTGCGCGTACGACAACAGACAACACACAACAGACAACAGAGGGATGACGGTGGGCAGTTCGCTTGTGATTCGGGCGCTGGAGCCGCGCGACGCTGAGGCATGCGATGCGGTGCTTGCGAGTTTGCCGTACTTCTTCGGCGACCCGGACGGTGTTCGCATGGCGCACGAGGCCGTACGGCACCAGCGCGGGTTTGTTGCAGAGGCGGACGGGGCGGTGCGCGGCTTTATCACGCTGGAGCAGCATCAGCCGGGGAGCAGCGAGATCACGTGGCTCGCGGTGCAGGCGGAGCATCGGCGTGGCGGCATCGGGCGGATGCTGGTGGAGACGGCGGTGGAGTTGTTGCGCGGCGAGGGGCAGTCGATGCTGTTCGTGCTGACGCTGGGGCCATCGGTGCCGGAGCCTCCGAGCGTCGCGGACAACTACGAGGGCACGCGCGAGTTCTATCGTCGCACGGGATTCGTCGGGTTGCGGGAGTTCGGCCTGCGCGACTGGAATGACGCGTACGCGCTGGTATTGGGGCGGCCACTGTTGCGAGGATAGGGCAACCACGATGAACCGTGACGCGCTTCGTGAACTGTTCGATTACACCACCTTCACCTGGGCAACGTACGGCAATATCGTGCGTTCGCTGCCGAACCACGCGTTCGCGCAGGGGGTCGAAGGATCGGGGTGGCCGTCGCTGCGGGACGTGTTGTTCCACATCGCCGCGGGGTGGGACGATTGGATCTGCGAGCTGACCGGGAGACGTTTCAGCCCGTCGTTCGCGAGGAATTGACGACCTGGGAGGACATCGACTCGATCCGCTCGAAGACGAGGCCGCTGCTACATCGCATCATCGACGAGACGCCTGATGAAGAGCTGAACATGCCGACGAAGGCAGCGCTAGCGGCCCCCGCCCGCGCGCCGAGCGAGATCATCGCGCACATCCTGCTCCATGAGCGCGGGCACCACGGCGACGTGACGACGTTGCTCTCGGCGCTGGGGGTAACTCTGCCGTTGAGCGACTACCTGGTGTTTGCGTTCTTCCGGGATCGCCCTGGCTGAATGTCGAAATGAGCTCGAGTTCGGGTGACAGATGGCCGGGAAGTCACTCCCCCTGACACGATTCGTCAGGAGACGGTCGGCGAACACGCGTGCTAGACTGCATCCCGCGTGACCCCGCCCGACCTCCGATATCTTGCTTCCAGGAGCCGATTAGCCGATGCCATTGGACGCCATCATCGTCAAGGGCGCCCGCGAACATAACCTCAAGGACGTCGACGTCCGCATCCCGCGCGACCGTCTCGTGGTGATCACGGGGCTCTCGGGGTCCGGGAAGTCGTCGCTTGCCTTCGACACGATCTACGCCGAGGGGCAGCGTCGTTATGTCGAATCGCTGTCCGCCTACGCCCGCCAGTTCCTCGGCCAGATGGAAAAGCCCGACGTCGATTACATCGAAGGCCTGTCGCCGGCGATCTCGATCGACCAGAAGGGCGCCAGCCACAATCCGCGCTCGACCGTCGGCACGGTGACGGAGATCTACGACTACCTGCGCCTGCTGTACGCGCGCGCCGGCACGCCGCACTGCCCGCAGTGCGGCCGCCCGATCGAGCGCCAGACGGTACAGCAGATCGTCGACACGATCTTCGCAATCGAGCCCGGCAAGAAGCTGATGATCCTGGCGCCGATCATCCGCGACCGGAAGGGCGAGCATCAACACATCTTCGAAGATGGGCGACGGGCGGGCTTCGTGCGCGTTCGCGTCGACGGGCGGATCCGCGACCTCGGCGAGCAGATCGACCTCGACAAGAAGCGCAAGCACACGGTCGAGATCGTCGTCGACCGGCTGATCGCGGAGGGCGCCGAGGGCGAGGGCACGGCTTCGAGCGCGAGCCGGCTCGCGGACAGCGTCGAGCAGGCGCTGAAGCTCGGCGGCGGCACCGTGCTGGTGGACGTCGAGGGCGAGGGCGAGCGGATGTACTCCGAGCACTACGCCTGCGCGTTCGACGGCACGAACGTCGGCGAGATCGCGCCGCGCAACTTCTCGTTCAACAGTCCGCACGGTGCGTGCCCCGAATGCACGGGGCTCGGCGTGAAGATGGAGATCGACCAGGCGCTCGTGATCCCGAACCGCAGCGTGTCGATCGAAGGCGGGGCGATCTCACCGTGGTCGCGGCAACAGGCGACGAGCACGTGGTACTTCCGGATGCTGCAGGCGCTGGCGCGGAAGCACAATTTCAAACTGAACGTGCCGGTGAAGGAGATGAAGGACAAGCATCTTCGCCTGGTGCTGTACGGCGATCAGGACCCGATCTCGATCAACTACAAGACGTCGGGTGGGCACACGAACCGGTGGGACACGACGTTCGAGGGCGTCATCCCGAACCTCTCGCGCCGGTATCGCGAAACGGACTCCGATTACATCCGCGGCGAGATCGAGCGCTACATGGCCGCGACGCCCTGCCCGGTGTGCAAGGGCGCACGTCTGAAGCCGGAAAGCCTCGCCGTGACGGTCGCGGGCGACAACATCCACCGCGTGACGTCGATGGACGTGCGAGAAGCGCGCGACTGGATCGAACACATCGGCGGCAAGGATACGCCGCTGAGCGAGCGCGAACAGATGATCGCGCGGCAGATCGTGAAGGAGATCCGCGAGCGCCTGACGTTCATGTTCGACGTCGGACTCGACTATCTGACGTTGAACCGCGCGGCGGGCACGCTGTCCGGCGGCGAGGCGCAGCGCATCCGCCTGGCGACGCAGATCGGTTCGAGCCTGATGGGTGTGCTGTACGTCTGTGACGAGCCGAGCATCGGGCTGCACCCGGTCGACGACGCGCGCCTGATCAAGACGCTGGAGCGCCTGCGCGATCTTGGCAATACGGTGCTGATCGTCGAGCACGACGAAGCGATGATGCGCGCGGCCGACCACATCATCGACATGGGTCCGGGAGCGGGTGAAGGCGGCGGGCGCGTCGTCGCGGAGGGCACGATCGACGACATCATGGCGTCGGCAGGCTCGATGACCGGCGCGTACCTGTCGGGGCGGCGGTCCGTACCGATGCCTGAGACGCGCCGACCGGGCAGCGGCGCGTCGATCACGGTCGTCGGGGCGCGCGAGAACAATCTGAAGAATATCGATGTCGAGATCCCGCTCGCGAAGTTCGTGTGCATCACGGGCGTATCCGGCTCCGGCAAGAGCACGCTGATCAACGACCTGCTGTATAAGAAGGCGGCGCAGGAGTTGTACAACGCACGCGAGCGTCCCGGTAAGGTCGATGCGATCGACGGGCTCGAGCACATCGACAAGGTCGTGAACATCGACCAGTCGCCGATCGGCCGCACGCCGCGCTCGAACCCGGCCACGTACACCGGCACCTTCACGCCGATCCGCGAGCTGTTCGCGTCGGTGCCGGAAGCGCGGCTGCGCGGCTATACGCCGGGCCGTTTCTCGTTCAACGTGAAGGGCGGCCGCTGCGAGGCGTGTTCCGGCGACGGCTACATCGAGATCGAGATGCACTTCCTGCCGGACGTGACGGTGCCGTGCGAGGTGTGCAAGGGCAAACGCTACAACCGCGAAGCGCTCGAGATCCTGTACAAGGGCAAGAACATCGCCGAAGTGCTCGATATGACGGTCACCGAGGCGTGCGCGTTCTTCGAGAAGGTGCCGCGCATCTCGGCGAAGCTCGACACGCTGCACGACGTCGGGCTCGGCTATATCCGGCTCGGGCAGCCGGCGACGACGCTTTCGGGCGGCGAGGCGCAGCGCGTGAAGCTTTCGACGGAGCTTTCGAAGCGCTCGACGGGGCGCACGCTGTACATCCTCGACGAGCCGACGACGGGGCTTTCGTTCGAGGACACGCGGGCGCTGCTGGAGGTGCTGCAACGGCTCGTCGATGGCGGCAATACGGTCGTCGTGATCGAGCATCACCTGGACGTGATCAAGAACGCCGACCACATCATCGACCTGGGGCCGTTCGGCGGCGACCGCGGCGGCAGGATCATCGCGCAGGGGACGCCGGAGGAAGTGGCGCTCGTCGAGGAGAGCTTCACGGGCCAGTACCTGCTCCGCGTCCTTGCGAGTGAGCGCGTTGAAGCGGCGCGCGGCGCATCGAAGCGCAACGGCATGACGAAGCGCGGCGCGGCGGCGAAGAACGTCGCGGCGGCTGCTTCGAACGGGCGCGCGAAGGCTGCGCTACCGGCGAAGAAGGCAACGAAGCCGCTTCCCGCATCGAAGAACGGCCGGCCGAAGACGAGGACGACAGCACGCGCGCGATGAACCCGCTCCAGAAGCGCATCCGTGGATCTCTGCTTGCGATCGATGGCATGATCGAGAGCGAGGGCGCGTTCGGGCACGGCCAGGCGTTCTGGGTGAATGGCAAGCAGGTCGCACACTTCGACGGGTCGGACACGATCGAACTGCGCATCACGCGGGCCGTCTTCAGCGAGCATCGCGACCGCTTGAAGGGCGATGCGCGCGTGATGCGGCACAGCGCCTCATCTGACTGGATTGACGTGCGTTTCAGCGCCGGCGGCGACGTGGCCCTCGTGATCGAATTGGCGGAACTCGCCGCCGCAGCGCACCGAGCGGCGCGGGGCACGACGCCGAAGCCGCCGCCCGAGGGCGCAGATCTGGCGCGCCGCAAGCGCTTTCATTGACGGGACGTACGCGGTCGTGAACAAGCAAGAACTCGCGGAGATCACGAGATCGTCGTGGCGGGCGCTGGAGGCCGAACTAGTGGAGCTTTCAGATGAGCAGATGCTGCTGCCGGGCGTCGGCGGCGACTGGTCGGTGAAGGACGTGCTCGCGCATATTTCGGCGTGGGAGCGCATGTTTATCCGCGATATCGAACATGTGATGCGTGGTGAGGAGCCTGAACAGCCGGAGCTGTGGACGGGGCAGATTACCGGCGAGACCAACAGCCGCATCTTCGCGGAGAACCGCGACCGTCCGCTCGCCGACGTGCATGCCGACTCCCGCGCGTCGCACGAGACGTTCGTCGGGGTGATCGACCGGCTTTCCGACGCCGATCTGTTCGACGCGCAGCGCTTTCCGCAGGCGTACGGCAACGCGATCGCGCCGTGGTTTCGCGATCATGGCGACCAGCACTACGCCGAACATCACGGACAGATCGCGCGATGGAGAAGCTCGCTGGGATGAACAAGCAGGAGCTTGCGGAGATCACGCGATCGTCGCGAGGGGCGCTGGAAGCCGAACTGGCGCAGCTTTCGGACGAGCAGATGCTGACGCCGGGCGTCGTCGACGATTGGTCTGTCAAAGACGTGCTGGCGCATATCTCGGCGTGGGAGCGTATGTTCATCGATTGGATCGACGCACTGATGCGCGGCGACAAGCCGGATCGCCCGGAGTTCTTCACCGACGAATGGACGGACAAGGTGAACGCGCGCGTGTACTGGGCACACCGTACCGACTCGCTTGAGGTCGTACTGGCGGAGTTCCACGCGATGCATGAGGTAATGATGGAGTTCATCGAGGGTCTGTCCGAGGAGGACCTGTTTGATCATGCACGCTTTCCGTGGGCGAACGGCCGTGAGATGGCGCCGTGGCTGCGGGCGAACGCCGACGAGCACTACGACGAGCATCGCGAGCAGCTTGAGGCCTGGCGGCGTGCGCAGCGCGAAAGGAAGAGCGAGTGATAGACGATGCGGCGGCGCAGGCGTTCGTGGAGAGGAACCGATCCGCTGCCATGACGACGCTGCGCGCAGATGGCACGCCGCATACCGTGCGCGTCGGGATTGCGGTCGTCGATGGCAAGATCTGGAGTTCTAGCACCCAGGCACGGGCGCGCACGCGTCACCTGCGTCTCGATCCGCGATCGACGCTCTTCGTGTTCGACAGCGCGTGGGCGTATCTGACGCTGGAATGCCGCGTGACGTTGCTCGAAGGGTCCGACGTGCCTGAGCAGAGCGTAGGGCTGTTCCAGGTGATGCAGCAGGGCATATCGCCGGCGCCGGGTCCCGGCAAACTGCTGTGGAACGGCGCCGCGAAGACGCTCGAGGAGTTCAAGCAGGCGATGCGCGACGAGAAGCGCCTGATCTACGAGTTCGACGTCGTGCGCTCGTACGGCATGTACGGAGAGTCCTGACGATGACCGAGCAGCCGAAGGCGATCTTCTTCGACATGGATGGCACGATTCTCGACTGGCAGTCGGGGATGGAGGAGTCGTGGCTCGCATCGTGCGAGCAGCATTGCGCCGGCGGCTACGTCCCAGCGGAGCTGCACGACGCGATCCGCGTGCGCCGCACGTGGTTCTGGGGCGACCCGGAGCGCGCGAATGCCGGCCGCATGGACCTGGACGCGTCGAGCCGGGAGATCGTGCGAAGGGCGTTCGACGACATGAGGATCAAGAGCGTCGAGTTGGCGCACCGGATCTCGGATGACTATCGCGCGCTGCGTGATCTCGCGATCGCGCCGTATCCGGGAGCCATCGAACTGCTCGCGGGCCTGCAGTCGCGGGGGACGCGAATGGCGCTGATCACCAACGGCGCCGCGATCTCGCAGCGGCGGAGCGTCGAGCGGTTCGCGCTAGCGCGGTATTTCGACTGCGTTGTGATCGAAGGCGAGTTTGGCGTGGGGAAGCCGGACGAGCGCGTGTTTCAGCACGCGCTGGCTTCTTGCGGGGTCGAGGCGGCGGACACGTGGATGGTCGGCGACAGCCTGGAAGCCGACATCGCGCCTGCGGTGCGGCTTGGCATGCACGCCGTGTGGATCGATGGGGCCGGTGAGCTCGCGCCAACGGAAGCGCTGCGCGATCGAAATGCGCATGTGCGTCCGCATCGGGTTATCAAGCGGATCGATGAGTTGATGGCGGGCGAGCGCACTTCGTGAAATTGCCAGCGCCCGAGAGGGATCATGCCGGGTCTTCGGCGGATTGATGCGCGAAGCCGCGCGGGCTTTCAGCCCGCGCTCGTTGTGGTCGTCGGCCAGCGTTGCGCGAAGCCGCGCGGGCTTTCAGCCCGCGCTCGTTGTGGCTACTTCGCCCCGGCCGGACGCAGCTAAAGCTACGTCCCTACGATCCGGTCCCCCGAGCCCCAGCTACTTGAAGACCTTTGCGGTCAGTTCGTCGCAGCTCAGTTCTTCGATGGCTGTTGCGCGGCGCCGCAGCCATTCGTTGAAGAGGAAGAGGCCGCGCTCGTTGGCGCTGTCGAGCGAGCCGATGGCGACCACCGTGTAGACATGCATGAACAACGCCGACAAGCGGTAATCGTAGAACGCGTCATCGTAGGTGTAGTCTTTCGTGTCGTTCTGGTCGCTGATGATGTCGTGCCAGAGGCGCACCAGCCGCTCCTCATGCGCCTTGCGGACCTCCGGCGTGACGCTCGTTGACAGGAAATAGGCGACGTCGAACACGCCGCGCCCCTTGCACGAGATCTGCCAGTCGATGGCGCGGAAGGCTGGCGTACTAACGCCGTCGCCATAGAACACGTTGTCGCCGCGGAAGTCGCCGTGAATGATCGTGAGCGGCGCGGGCGCAAGCGCGTCGAGTACGTCGAGCACATGATGCTGTAGCTGTTCGCCAAGCTTCACCAGCGCGGGCGAGAGCTTGTCGCCGGCGAACTGGCAGAACGTCCCCCATGCCTGTTGGTACGCCCCCGCGGCCACCTGCTGCACGGGCCCGTTGACAGCCGGCATCCAGTCGAGCTTGTCGAGCTTCGGAGAGTTCCACCATGCGGCCTGGAACTTCGCGAGGCTGCTGATGGCAAGTTCGGCCTGTTCGGCGGCGCATCCCGGGGCTTCATCGCCTACGACTGCGGGCGCCATGTCTTCGATCAGGAGCAGGTACTCGTCGCCTTCGACGTCCATCGCGCTGTAGTAGCGCTTCGGGACGGACATGTTGACGTCCGCGGCGATGTCTTCGTAGAACCGGATCTCGCGCTCGTAAAAGCGGAAGAGGTTGGCGACGCCGCGGCCACCGGGGTCGAGTGCGGGCAGCTTGGCGACCATCGCCGTCGGAGCGCCGGCCTCGTCGCGGTCGTACGTGACCGTGATCCTGGCGAGTTGGCCGAGGAAACCAGCACCGGCGCCGATGCTTTCCGATGCCACCGACACGACGTTCGCTTCGCGGATGACGTCGTTGTCGCGCAATGCCGCGGTGAGCCACTCCGGCGAGATCTCCTGAGGGCTACGGGGAATGCTCAACTTGCCCATGCGAATCTCCCTCGTGTGGTGACGGCGATCGGGTCTAGAATCCGTCCGGGCAAAATGGCGCGTACTTCGTGCGCCACATGGCATCCCAGCGATCGAGGGGTGCATCCGGCGAAGCCTCGGCGCGCCCGAAGCGCACGGCGAGCGACGGCGACACTTGTCCGAACACCAACTGCGCAAGCGCGGAGATATCGAGTGTGAGCTGCGCTGACTCCTTCGTGCGCGACACTGCGGTGCCTTCGGGGCCCGCCTCGAGCAGCCAGCGGTCGGCGTTCCAGGGGCACATCTCATCGCGCACCTGGAAGACGACGCGCCCTTCGCCGTAGGGCCGCAGCGGCAGCGCGCGCTCCAGATCGATGATGCGGCCGAGCATCCAGTCGTAACGCGTGGTATCGAGTTCTCGCGGGTCGAGCATGATGTCGAACGCGGGATCGTCGGCGGGAGCGGCGCCTACGATGACGCGCTTGACGAGGTCGAACGTCTTGAAGAACTCCCACATCGCGCGATAAGCGCCCGGCGTCAGCCAGGCGTAGTCCCGCACGAAGAGCCGCTGTCCGGGGCCGGCGCGATCGGCATGCTCCTCGTAGAACTTGGCGCTGTAGGCGACGTAGCCCTTCGGCTCACCATCTTCCTCGT encodes the following:
- a CDS encoding DinB family protein, with translation MDLRADRETFQPVVREELTTWEDIDSIRSKTRPLLHRIIDETPDEELNMPTKAALAAPARAPSEIIAHILLHERGHHGDVTTLLSALGVTLPLSDYLVFAFFRDRPG
- a CDS encoding DMT family transporter — encoded protein: MPIGALLLVLGAAVFHASWNYAAKGARGGLGFAAATVACSVLFFLPLTIVLAVVLRGEFGPEALAFMLVSGCLHTLYFHVLTEGYRRGDLSVVYPLSRGTGPIFTVIGAVILLEERPAPIAVVGICLIVAGVIIISLPREVELKHAAPSIAFALGTGLCIAMYSLWDKNAVDDIPPVLYGLGIDISRMIVLAPILLASATVRSDALDAWTAHRRATIIIGALTPAAYLMVLVAFTLAPVSYVAPAREVSILFGAAMGLGLMGEAYPVQRLAGAAAIVAGLVAVSLG
- a CDS encoding GNAT family N-acetyltransferase — translated: MGSSLVIRALEPRDAEACDAVLASLPYFFGDPDGVRMAHEAVRHQRGFVAEADGAVRGFITLEQHQPGSSEITWLAVQAEHRRGGIGRMLVETAVELLRGEGQSMLFVLTLGPSVPEPPSVADNYEGTREFYRRTGFVGLREFGLRDWNDAYALVLGRPLLRG
- the yqeK gene encoding bis(5'-nucleosyl)-tetraphosphatase (symmetrical) YqeK, translated to MTESEELLRAALPKLPSGLAEHVLRVTDEAARLASVHGVDREAAKIAALGHDILRAHSGDRLLQIAAEQGYAIDAADAIAPILLHGPLSVEILREQYHVRDADVLAAVARHTTAHAGMSPLQKLLFVADKIEPHKMGGRPDVIRVGDLAESDLDAALLAYLDYQVQNAVEQRWPLHPNTIAARNELIAAKVGGASK
- a CDS encoding TIGR03618 family F420-dependent PPOX class oxidoreductase: MGKLTRAQVDAFLEERHTVVVGTTYPDGRPHLTTVWYRWDSEAFWLATNRTTVKYRNLRRDPRITLLIDAPPRETSVAAYGRVEEIARDEGAWDGALAIVARYVEDARAYLEERRDEPRVLLRVKPDTMVTWTPE
- a CDS encoding SDR family NAD(P)-dependent oxidoreductase, giving the protein MVLERLRLDGRVAIVTGAGRGLGRQMALALAEAGADVVCAARTAEQIDRTKADIEARGRRAIAQPTDVQDSAQCDALIKRAAGEFGRLDIMLSNAGIGDMRGANAELWDVDDGDWRDTLDVNLSSAFYCARAASKQMVSEGHGGVIINLASGTAMRAYPMSFGYGAAKAGVIALTKSLSAMLWKHAIRVNCIIPGFVQQAPARSEEAQIFAQTRGRYLPAQRLGEAWELGPLAVYLASDASSYVTGQGFVIDGGGLAGGLAPIGFAPDVALG
- a CDS encoding class I SAM-dependent methyltransferase, producing the protein MITVRGKQLADITADELRSLIDAYDGVTLDVGAGDGRFVYHYAQQHPERFVIGIDPVRENMREISAKAAKKRERGGAANVLFVVGSIEQPPEELRGVADEIFVTLPWGSLMRGIILGEAQVLDALASFGTPGARMRIVLNTRIFDDPVPLEARDLPEVTPDYARETLAPAFERAGMRIGRAEWMDADEVATLGTTWAKRLSHRRPPRSVAVYAARTTTDNTQQTTEG
- a CDS encoding SDR family oxidoreductase, with amino-acid sequence MQNEWGDVAISVDAYNLAGKRALVIGAGGAAGRAIALALGEAGADVTVSSASERGDDVMAAKGVQRELTKMGRKSSTVATDVTLGTGVQVMVRQVAKEMDGIDILVNAPDLFLGKAAEATTDVEFNRVMQVNLAGTFHGCRAAGKEMLKQGRGGRIINVTSALGERAIANAAAYCAAHAGVHNLTRALAQEWGPQGITVNAIAQGWMEYTPAIGNPDPAANQTVRFVPMKRAGTAEELAPLAVYLASDACGYISGQVMYVDGGLTTHL